The Flammeovirga pectinis genomic interval TGCTAAAATCTTAAATAAAGGAGGTAAACTTATATTAATTTACCCTTTCGACCAAGTGGAAGATATTTACAATGTTGCTTCAGAAAACAGTTTTTATATTGCTAAACATTGTGAGGTTGCACATAATATCAAAAAGCCTGTTAAAAGAGTACTACTAGAGTTTTGTTATCAAAACTTGAATGATGAAAATATCGTTTCTAAACTATATCTAAAGGAAAATAATAGCAATGATTTTTCCGAACAATATATAGCACTCACTAATAAATTCCATCCTTTTCTATAGATGAATAATAAAACGATAGTACTTGACGCAAGTAGTTTAAGAAAATCATATACTAAACTTCAAAAAGATATTGGAGGTCAGTTAATAGATAATAGATTAATTGGTAAAACATCTTTAGGTGATGTTAATCTAGAATATTTCAGTTTAATACCATCGGTAAATATTAGTGTAAATCAAGTATTTCTTCAAAATAATGTTCAAGTTTCTACTGGTGTAAAAGCAGAAAAATCTAGCCTTTTTATTACCATACTCAAAAAGAATTCTAGATTTTTAATTGATTCTGAAACGGAACATGAAACTGAACTTTCTAATGGTAACGCTCAATACAGCATTATGCTTTATAAGAGTAGCCATTCTATACTAATTGACTTTAAGAAAGATGAAGATATTAAATGGGTGGGAATTAGAGTAGAGCATGAAGCATTAGAAGAAATTATGGAGGCACAAAATAGCTCTTCATTTTCTGACTTCTTTAAAGAACTAAAAAATAAAGTTTACTATGAAGAAACTAATCCAGAAGTAGAAGACATTACCGAAGAATTATTTGCTGCTCAGAAGCTGACAATGGGACGCCAAGCAATTGTATTTGGAAAAGGTATGGAGCTAATGGGGAAACTTGTTTCTCAGTTAATAGAAAAGAACAAAAGAAGAAAAACTCCTGAGAAAATAATTTCTAAAGAAGCTTTCGATATCTATTTTAATATTAAGGATTACTTATTGAGCGATTATACCAACATTCCTACTATTGCTATGCTTTCTGATAAATTTAAAATTGGAGAAACGAAGCTAAAAGAAGATTTTAAACAGATTTTTGGGCAACCTATTTTTAAATTTGTGACAAACCACAGAATGCTTGATGCACATAGAGCACTGAGGTACTCAGAAAAACCTATTGGAAAGATTGCAAAAGAAGTTGGTTACAGCCACCTATCTAAATTTACCACTGCTTTTAAGAGGTTTTATGATTACACCCCTTCCGAATTAAGAAATTCTAAGAAAATTCAATCTCATTAATATTTAGTCGACTAAAATGGTAAATCATTCGACTAAATAGTAAAATCATTTCTTTTTCATTGGCGTTTCGGATAATAAGAAAACAAATTTAACGCACTGAAAAAAGAATCAAAATGAAAATTACTACTAAAGCCATCTACAACCTAATGGTTCGTTTCGCAATCATCTCAGTATCTACATTGGTTATTGCAAGCTGTAACAAAGAGAACGACACTGAAGAGCCTACTCCAGATGTAGCTTCTATTGAAATAGTAAATTTTGAAGATGGCGATGGCATCACTATCAATGAAACTACAAGCTTTGTTACGTTTGCTACTTCACCAAGCGGAAACATCGAAAATTCTAAAGTAACATTTACTAATGTTGAGGATAATCAAATCACTTATGAATTTGATTTAATTGGTAAAATGCCTAAATCAATTAACCAACCTATTAGTGCTACTTTAAGTGCTGATGTAGTTATTGATCAAATTGGAGAATATGTAGTTACCGCTACTTATGAATACACTGAAAACGGTATCGAAAGCATTACATTGATTTCTTCTGAAGAAATTACAATTGAAGCTTCTACAATGATTGGTACTGAATAAGTATAATAGATTTCAATAAAAAACAGCCATGATTTCCACAAATCATGGCTGTTTTTTTATTTCATTTCTACGAGGTAAAACCCTGCCGTAGTTACAAAGTTTCTCACCCAAGGTATATCTCCTAAAATTGGGATTTTTGTTCTTGGCTTTAAGCCGAACTTGTACTCATAAATTGGATTTATGAAATAGAGCGTTTTTTCTAATATATCAAAATGCTCTTTTTTACATATTCGTTCAAACCGTTCTAAAGAAATTCCAGTATCTTTTATTTCTAACAATTCTCTTACGTGTCCTTTGCTTACATTTCCATTTTTTAAAATCCATTTATAAATAGATTTTGGAAGTAAATGGAAATATGGAACTTTTGATAACACCTTAGAAGAGCAAATTTGCTGATGCCCTCCAAAAGGCATTTGCCAAGGTGGAAATCCAAAAAATATTTTCCCTTTTGGTTTTAAAAAGTTTCTAAAATGATGTATAATTTTTTCTTGATTAGGAATATGTTCTATAACATCTTTCAAAATAATCAGATCGAACTTCTCTCCTAATTCCTTATCTACATCAATATCGTAAACATTTTTACCTATTACTTGAGCTTTACCTTGGTTGATATATTCTTCTAAAAACTGATTAGCGAGTTCTACTCTAGGAAGGCTTAACTCTATCCCCATACCGTAGCAACCCCTCTCTAAAAAGGCTTTTAGCACACCACCTTCTCCACATCCTATTTCTAGAACACGTAAAGAAGCATCTATTTTAATTGACTTTTCTATAAAGGGAATTACATATTTGTTTGCATTCTCTTTTTGAAAGTTGAAGTATGTTTTTTTATCTTGATGGAAATCAAATGCCATATAATCACTAATACCTAGTTGTTTTTAGAGACTGTTATTTTACAGTTACTCCACTATCTTGTACCCAGCCCATATATTCTCCAAAATAATATATGGCAACGTTCATAACGATACCCCAAAATACGGCACTTATAAACATATATGATATTATTCTCTCTTTTTTTTCACCAAATGAAAGAGCTATTAACATTCCTATAGGAGGCCCAAAAAATATTGGAGTAAAAAATGCAACACCTTTCATGCCGTATTCTTGCCATAATCTCACTATCATTCTGTTCTTTTTGGTAAAAAGCTTTCGTTTCTTACCCCTATTTAACCACATCATCAATTTCTTTCTTGCAGGAGTCCCTGCATACGTAAGCACAACAACAGTAAGCATCATTCCTAAAACAGTAATAATGATGGTTTCAATTATTGATAATCCTGTTGAAAAACCTAAAATTGGTCCAAACAAGAATTTAACAGCGCTTATCGAAAGAAGAGATAAATATTTTGTAATTAAATCAAACATGTAGTGATTATGAGGTTACTCTAATAAGTAGTGCAAAAAGCAGAAAGTCTCGTCAATTTGCAAATATTTGTTTTTCAAAAATTACACAAAAAATGCTAATAATATTGATTTTCAAGGGGTTTCAATAAAATAAGTCATTCAAAGTGTTCTTAAATTACAGTATTTTTGTAAATTTGCAATGCAAATAACACGCTACAATTTACGATTTTATAAATGAACCTAATAAAATTTAAACTTTTAAAACTGCAATTTTTATTTCTATTCTTGTTTGTAAATGCTTTTGCTAGTAATCACATCCCTAAGCATAACATTGTAAACACTGAATCAGAAAATTTAATTTTGACTTTTTACACCATTGCTGATTTAGAAAGTAAAGGCTTATCTTATGATGCGTTTAAAGAAGGTGTAACGGGGTATTTAAACCTTTTAAACGAAGGGGAAATTCAGAATAAAAAAGTTTTAAGTATCATAGATTTTAGTCAGCCTTCAAATCAAAAAAGACTTTATATTATTGATATCGAAAAATCTTGTTTACTACTTAATACTTATGTAGCTCATGGTGTGAACTCGGGAATGCTATATGCAAATAAATTTAGTAACATTCTTAATTCAAGGCAAAGCAGCTTAGGTTTCTATAAAGCATCTGAGACTTATAATGGTAAATATGGTCTATCTCTTAAATTAGATGGCTTAGAAAAGAATATAAATCACAAAGCAAGAGAAAGAGCTATTGTACTCCATCCTGCTAAATATGTTTCTCAAAATTTCATTAATAATAATGGGTATACCGGAAGAAGTTTTGGCTGTCCTGCAGTGTCCTATAAAGACCATCAAAAAATTATTAATTACATAAAAGGTGGTAGTGTGATGTTTATTTATACAAATAAAGTAGATAAAGCCCCAACAGACTTATCTACTTTACCAGAAAATACTACAGCATTATTTTCTACTTATTCTTGTATTGCTCCAAAGAAAATACAACCTGTTTATACCTCAAATGAATAGAAGTTATTTCAATACTTTCTTCACCACATAATCTTGCTGAGCAGTATATCCTAAAGCCAATGCCCTACTTCTATCAACAGATGATTTTGAAGGCTTACCTAATTTATCAAAAGTCAGACTTCTATAATAAATAACGGTTTTATTATCAGGAGATTTTTTTAAAGCTGAATTAAAATATTTCAAGGCTTTTTTATAGTCCTTATTATTGTAGGCAATAATTCCTTTTACACCTATAATTTCTTTAGAATTTCTCTCTGATGCTTCAATATTCTCTACCTGACTTGATGCCAAATCATCTTTACCTAAAACGGCATAATTATACCCTAAGAGTACTTTTGCTGAAGAATATTTAGGATACAATTCTACTGCTTTTTCTAAAATAGCATTTGATTTACTCAGCTTCCCTAACTCCATAAAAGCAACAGCCTCTCCATACATGTCTACATATTTTGATTTGCCCAACTTATTTAGTTGAGAGAAATCTTCTAAGGCATCTTCATAATCATGTAATTTGATATGTGTCCATGCTCTTTGATGTAAAACATACGTAAACTGAGGGAATAATTTCAATGCTTTATCATAGTCACTTATAGCCAAATCTTCCTCATGTTTCTCAAGAAATACATCTCCTCTATAAGAAAATACTTTAGCGTTATTAGAAGATAAAGAGATAGACATATTTAAGTCTTCCAAGGCCAAATCATACGCTTTAGTCAATTTATATAAATATCCTCTTTGTTGATAAGCATAAGCATAATTTGGAGTAATCTCTATAGCCTTTGTAAATGCTACAATCGCAGAGTCATATACCGATTTCCCTAAGTAAGCATTACCAAGTAAAGCATAACTGTAAGATTTAGTTTCATCTATTTTAATTGCTATCTGTAAGGTAGCGATTGAGTTGTCTACCTTAGATAAAGCAAGTTCTGACTTCGCTTTTTCGATTAACGCCGCATAATAATTAGGGAAATGCGTAAGAGCACTATCATAATCTGTTATAGAAGCCGCATATTTTTTCTCTCTTGCACTTAATACACCTCTATTAAAAAAGGCATAACCGTAATTTGGAGCATAATTAATAGCAGTATTAAAATCTGTTCTTGCTTCGCTTATTTTATTAATTTTTGCGTAAAGTTCTCCTCTTCTACAATATGCATAAGCATAGCTAGGGTTAAATAATATAGCTCTATCGTATGCTGCCAATGCTAAATCAAATTTTAAGGTCTGCTTATAGCAATCTCCAGCTAGACTTAATAGCTTAATATTATCTTGCTCTAATTCAAAACCCTTATTTATCATTACCAATGCAGAGTCATACTGCTGCGTATGTGTGAATATTTCGGCTTGGTCAATGTAAGCATCTATTATTCTTGGGTCTAGTTCTAGTGCTTTTTTAAAATCTAGTAATGCAACATTATAATTGCGAGTTTGCTTATATATCACCCCTCGTCTGTGGTAATACATTGCAGCTGTAGGTGCTAGCTGAATAACTTTTGTATAATCTGTAATAGCTTTATCCAATTGATTAAGGTTACCTTCTGCTTCTGCTCTAAACACATAAGCAGTAACGTATTCATCATCTTGGTGAATTGCTTCTGAAAACCATTTTATAGCCTCCTCATTATCATTTTTACTTAGGTAGATATATCCTTTTAAATAATAACCTAATGGCTTAACAGCATTAATTACAAGTGCTTGATCAATATCTGTAAGTGCGGCCTCTAAATTATTTTTTTGCATATACATACGAGCCCTTTCTAAATAAGCGGCATCATTAAGTAAGTCAAAATCTATTTCTTTAGAGAATGCGTCAATAGCTTTATCAACTTCTCCTTGTTGGATAAATTCATACCCTTCTTTCATCCAATCTTGAGCAACCACAAACTGTGATAAAATGGTGAAACAAAAAGTTAAAAGGTATTTTGAATAAAAATTAGACATAAAATATAGTTAATCGTTTTAGTAAGTACAGTATACATATTACTAAACACTAGATTAGATCAATTTGATAAAAAAATTTAGAAATATTAAAGACAAAACACGTTGATTTGTAATTATTTATGATAATTCTAATGCTTAAAGATAATTGTATATCTCTGCAATTTGTGTTAACTCACCCAATTTTTCTATTTTAATTAATTTACCTTTTGTAGAGATTAATCCATCATCTTTAAATTCTTTTAATGTTCTAATATACGATTCCGAAGAAGTTCCAATCATTGCAGACAAGTCTTCTCTACTTAAAGATGTTTGAATAAAGCCATTATCGTCTTCTCCAAATTCTTGATTTATTATTAATATAGACTCCGCTACTCTACTTCTCACTGTTTTTTGAGAAAGTGAAGAAACAATTTCTGTAACCTTCTTTGTAGTCTGTAGAGCTGTTTTTATAAATTTGAAGGCAAAATCTTTATCCTCGTCAATCAGTTTAAAAATCTTATCGCGATGAATAAAGCAAATAGTAGACGACTCTAAAGTAACAGCAGAAATATCATATTCTTCTTCTAAAAACATAGGCTGATACCCCATTATCTCTCCTACTTTAGCAAAGGTTACAATTTGCTCCCTCCCCATAACACCAGTCTTTGTTATTTTAACGCTTCCGCTATGTAAAATATAAATACCTAGTGCAGGTTGCCCCTCTCTAAAAATCACTTCTCCTTTTTTAAAAGCAGAGAAACCCTTAGTTCTACTTATTTCTGAAAGATGTGCTTTATCTACACATTCAAAGATAGAAAGGGTTCTTACTGGACAAGTTTCGCAATCAGGTCTTTTTAATTTCATACGTTCCTTTACTCTATTTTCTGATAAAAATCAGTTTTTGTGTTTTCATATGACTGACTTTAAAGTACAACAATGCAATAACTTTGTGGTATCAAAAACTTTAAATACATACATTATGAATACGAATGGCAAATTAATCTTATTTTTCTTATTTTTTGTAACAATGATTGCATCTACAATCATACTAGGAATTGTATCTTTGTTTTCTCCAATAGAAACAGTTAAAGTATTTACGTGGGGAGCGTCTATTCTTGGCTTACTATTTATTGGTTTTACAGGGTTAATGGCTGAAAAAAGTACCGTTTCAAAAAAATAAAGACGCATGCAAGATTTAAAAGATAGAGAAGATGTAATTCTTTTAGTAAATACATTCTACGATAAGGTAAGACAGCACAATGAACTAGGTCCTTTTTTTGATGAATATGTCAAAATTGATTGGGATTCCCACCTTCCTCGTATGTATGACTTTTGGGAGTCTAATCTCTTCTTTGTTTCTAAATATAAAGGAAACCCCGTAACTGCTCATCAAAGTGTTGATAAGAAAGCAACAATAGAGCAAAAACATTTTGGGTTTTGGTTACAACTATGGTTTACAACCGTAGATGAATTATTTGAAGGAGAGAAAGCTAATCTTTTAAAATCACGTGCTAGAAACATGTCACACATGCTATTTATGAGAATTTTC includes:
- a CDS encoding helix-turn-helix domain-containing protein encodes the protein MNNKTIVLDASSLRKSYTKLQKDIGGQLIDNRLIGKTSLGDVNLEYFSLIPSVNISVNQVFLQNNVQVSTGVKAEKSSLFITILKKNSRFLIDSETEHETELSNGNAQYSIMLYKSSHSILIDFKKDEDIKWVGIRVEHEALEEIMEAQNSSSFSDFFKELKNKVYYEETNPEVEDITEELFAAQKLTMGRQAIVFGKGMELMGKLVSQLIEKNKRRKTPEKIISKEAFDIYFNIKDYLLSDYTNIPTIAMLSDKFKIGETKLKEDFKQIFGQPIFKFVTNHRMLDAHRALRYSEKPIGKIAKEVGYSHLSKFTTAFKRFYDYTPSELRNSKKIQSH
- a CDS encoding class I SAM-dependent methyltransferase, with protein sequence MAFDFHQDKKTYFNFQKENANKYVIPFIEKSIKIDASLRVLEIGCGEGGVLKAFLERGCYGMGIELSLPRVELANQFLEEYINQGKAQVIGKNVYDIDVDKELGEKFDLIILKDVIEHIPNQEKIIHHFRNFLKPKGKIFFGFPPWQMPFGGHQQICSSKVLSKVPYFHLLPKSIYKWILKNGNVSKGHVRELLEIKDTGISLERFERICKKEHFDILEKTLYFINPIYEYKFGLKPRTKIPILGDIPWVRNFVTTAGFYLVEMK
- a CDS encoding small multi-drug export protein codes for the protein MFGPILGFSTGLSIIETIIITVLGMMLTVVVLTYAGTPARKKLMMWLNRGKKRKLFTKKNRMIVRLWQEYGMKGVAFFTPIFFGPPIGMLIALSFGEKKERIISYMFISAVFWGIVMNVAIYYFGEYMGWVQDSGVTVK
- a CDS encoding murein L,D-transpeptidase catalytic domain family protein; the encoded protein is MNLIKFKLLKLQFLFLFLFVNAFASNHIPKHNIVNTESENLILTFYTIADLESKGLSYDAFKEGVTGYLNLLNEGEIQNKKVLSIIDFSQPSNQKRLYIIDIEKSCLLLNTYVAHGVNSGMLYANKFSNILNSRQSSLGFYKASETYNGKYGLSLKLDGLEKNINHKARERAIVLHPAKYVSQNFINNNGYTGRSFGCPAVSYKDHQKIINYIKGGSVMFIYTNKVDKAPTDLSTLPENTTALFSTYSCIAPKKIQPVYTSNE
- a CDS encoding tetratricopeptide repeat protein; the protein is MSNFYSKYLLTFCFTILSQFVVAQDWMKEGYEFIQQGEVDKAIDAFSKEIDFDLLNDAAYLERARMYMQKNNLEAALTDIDQALVINAVKPLGYYLKGYIYLSKNDNEEAIKWFSEAIHQDDEYVTAYVFRAEAEGNLNQLDKAITDYTKVIQLAPTAAMYYHRRGVIYKQTRNYNVALLDFKKALELDPRIIDAYIDQAEIFTHTQQYDSALVMINKGFELEQDNIKLLSLAGDCYKQTLKFDLALAAYDRAILFNPSYAYAYCRRGELYAKINKISEARTDFNTAINYAPNYGYAFFNRGVLSAREKKYAASITDYDSALTHFPNYYAALIEKAKSELALSKVDNSIATLQIAIKIDETKSYSYALLGNAYLGKSVYDSAIVAFTKAIEITPNYAYAYQQRGYLYKLTKAYDLALEDLNMSISLSSNNAKVFSYRGDVFLEKHEEDLAISDYDKALKLFPQFTYVLHQRAWTHIKLHDYEDALEDFSQLNKLGKSKYVDMYGEAVAFMELGKLSKSNAILEKAVELYPKYSSAKVLLGYNYAVLGKDDLASSQVENIEASERNSKEIIGVKGIIAYNNKDYKKALKYFNSALKKSPDNKTVIYYRSLTFDKLGKPSKSSVDRSRALALGYTAQQDYVVKKVLK
- a CDS encoding Crp/Fnr family transcriptional regulator codes for the protein MKLKRPDCETCPVRTLSIFECVDKAHLSEISRTKGFSAFKKGEVIFREGQPALGIYILHSGSVKITKTGVMGREQIVTFAKVGEIMGYQPMFLEEEYDISAVTLESSTICFIHRDKIFKLIDEDKDFAFKFIKTALQTTKKVTEIVSSLSQKTVRSRVAESILIINQEFGEDDNGFIQTSLSREDLSAMIGTSSESYIRTLKEFKDDGLISTKGKLIKIEKLGELTQIAEIYNYL
- a CDS encoding group III truncated hemoglobin, which produces MQDLKDREDVILLVNTFYDKVRQHNELGPFFDEYVKIDWDSHLPRMYDFWESNLFFVSKYKGNPVTAHQSVDKKATIEQKHFGFWLQLWFTTVDELFEGEKANLLKSRARNMSHMLFMRIFNAREN